The following proteins are co-located in the Halictus rubicundus isolate RS-2024b chromosome 1, iyHalRubi1_principal, whole genome shotgun sequence genome:
- the LOC143355738 gene encoding uncharacterized protein LOC143355738, producing the protein MYSRDLCTHFCVYTYILKALSDQLNVHKYIMKLDINNITQDLIEAIDKVDQEMQAIGLPSQYPIEFKIQMCHLSLWFVNVTVNLLVTLIFRMEPNAPILKKITVTLGKNIMHIMLITVQLSFTVWVGHIGMKFRQLNQLLEEMIETFEHSVPKRFLEINDRQIQNRRPPNIHAVEGSVETITKAKNCHLDLIKIARRINKFYGMQLLLTTLIWLLTIVTLLYILNFCIWQTRFKVHLFYEIGPVILWLMLTILRIIYLHSMCMQTSNEAGKTGFLLCRLYSSSTSVQFRSEVQHFTTQVLTDPLVFNVCGLVDIDLILQLVGSIFTYLIVIIQLAGPELLNTKCGRRFSVKYTHDD; encoded by the exons ATGTATTCAAGAGATCTATGCACACACTtttgtgtatatacatatatattgaaAGCACTTTCAGATCAATTAAatgtacataaatatataatgAAGCTAGACATTAACAAT ATAACACAGGATTTGATCGAAGCTATAGACAAAGTCGATCAGGAAATGCAGGCAATCGGATTGCCAAGTCAGTATCCAATAGAATTCAAGATTCAAATGTGTCATCTCAGTTTGTGGTTTGTGAATGTCACGGTGAACTTGCTGGTCACATTGATTTTTAGAATGGAACCAAACGCACCGATCTTGAAGAAAATAACGGTCACTCTTGGCAAAAACATAATGCACATTATGCTCATAACCGTCCAACTATCTTTCACAGTCTGGGTCGG GCATATTGGTATGAAGTTCCGTCAATTGAACCAATTGTTGGAGGAGATGATCGAAACGTTTGAACATTCGGTCCCTAAACGATTTCTTGAGATCAATGACCGCCAGATACAGAATAGAAGACCTCCGAACATTCATGCGGTAGAAGGAAGCGTGGAAACTATCACAAAAGCAAA GAACTGCCACCTGGACTTGATCAAAATCGCAAGGCGAATAAATAAGTTTTACGGAATGCAGCTTCTTCTGACAACATTAATCTGGCTCTTAACAATCgttacattattatatatattgaaCTTTTGCATATGGCAAACTCGATTCAAGGTGCACTTATTTTATGAAATCGGTCCCGTGATACTCTGGCTAATGCTCACCATATTGAGAATAATTTACCTGCATAGCATGTGTATGCAGACAAGCAACGAG GCTGGTAAAACAGGATTCCTTCTATGTCGACTGTACAGCTCATCGACCAGCGTACAATTTCGCTCCGAG GTTCAACATTTCACTACTCAAGTACTCACAGATCCATTGGTATTTAATGTTTGCGGACTTGTCGACATCGACC TGATTTTACAGTTGGTGGGATCGATCTTTACCTATCTGATCGTGATCATTCAATTAGCGGGGCC tgaaTTGTTAAACACGAAATGTGGTagaaggtttagtgttaaatacacCCATGACGATTAA